In the Peptoclostridium acidaminophilum DSM 3953 genome, one interval contains:
- the fliM gene encoding flagellar motor switch protein FliM: protein MSEILSQNEIDSLLEALNAGEVDVKEIKEENERKVKKYDFKIPKKLAKDQLRTLQMMYDNFTRLLNTYFSGTLRTYVQMEILSVEELSYYEFCNSISNPAMLAIIDFSPLPGEMILEMSNRLCFTIIDRILGGDGKFDAGSRNFTEIELTILKKIVSQITKLFVDPWENVIELNPKLNKIETNSQFAQIVSPNETVALITIKVNIGDVEGLINVCMPHLLIEPILPKLSTKLWFTNNTKKITQEQEHILKERLKRAEIEISCHVGEANITVGEFLTLQEGDVIKLASRTSDELTVMVGEKIKYFGKPGARNKNLAVKITQVIEEGDNEYDE from the coding sequence TTGTCAGAAATTCTTTCGCAAAATGAAATAGACTCTCTTTTGGAGGCATTGAATGCAGGAGAGGTTGACGTCAAAGAAATTAAAGAGGAAAATGAACGAAAGGTAAAAAAATACGATTTCAAGATACCCAAAAAACTGGCAAAGGATCAGCTCAGAACGCTTCAAATGATGTATGACAACTTCACACGCCTGCTCAATACTTATTTTTCGGGAACGCTAAGAACGTATGTTCAAATGGAGATCTTGTCGGTAGAAGAACTTTCCTACTATGAATTTTGCAATTCGATATCGAATCCAGCTATGCTTGCGATAATTGACTTTTCACCGCTTCCAGGTGAAATGATTCTTGAAATGTCAAACAGACTATGCTTTACGATAATAGACAGGATACTTGGAGGAGATGGCAAGTTCGATGCGGGAAGCAGGAATTTCACTGAAATAGAACTTACAATATTGAAAAAAATAGTTTCGCAAATAACAAAGCTGTTTGTAGATCCATGGGAGAATGTAATTGAACTCAATCCCAAGCTAAATAAGATTGAAACCAATTCACAGTTTGCACAGATAGTCTCACCGAATGAAACTGTTGCGCTTATAACAATCAAAGTCAATATAGGAGATGTTGAAGGCCTTATAAATGTGTGCATGCCCCATCTGCTGATAGAGCCTATACTTCCAAAGCTAAGCACGAAGCTGTGGTTTACAAACAATACTAAAAAGATTACACAAGAGCAGGAGCATATACTCAAGGAGAGGCTCAAAAGGGCTGAAATAGAAATTTCGTGTCATGTTGGAGAAGCCAATATAACGGTAGGGGAGTTTTTGACGCTGCAAGAAGGTGATGTAATAAAGCTCGCATCGAGAACAAGCGATGAACTTACGGTAATGGTTGGCGAAAAAATCAAATATTTCGGAAAACCCGGAGCCCGGAATAAGAATCTAGCTGTCAAGATAACACAAGTAATTGAAGAGGGTGATAATGAATATGATGAATGA
- a CDS encoding flagellar basal body-associated FliL family protein, which yields MKKIVIYSIAGVAVLAIGFAVAFFLFSGKTEAKQIKTYNYDMGVFSTNIGGTKNFFKGNIIIESTDKKAETVLAEKNAILRDIILETIIQQKPEDMVSPDGMNGIKKDIIDKIKTRVGIDSIENIYFTDYIVQ from the coding sequence ATGAAAAAAATAGTTATATACTCGATTGCAGGGGTGGCTGTGCTGGCAATAGGTTTTGCAGTGGCATTTTTTCTTTTTTCAGGCAAAACGGAAGCCAAGCAGATAAAAACATATAATTACGACATGGGAGTGTTTTCGACAAACATAGGCGGAACAAAGAATTTTTTCAAAGGCAACATAATAATCGAGTCAACTGACAAAAAAGCCGAAACTGTACTTGCTGAAAAAAATGCAATATTGAGAGATATAATTCTTGAAACAATAATTCAGCAAAAACCCGAAGACATGGTTAGTCCGGACGGCATGAACGGCATAAAAAAAGATATTATAGATAAGATAAAAACAAGGGTCGGCATCGATTCCATTGAAAATATATATTTTACGGATTACATTGTTCAATAA
- a CDS encoding OmpA/MotB family protein — protein sequence MRKKKQQAPAGAPEWMTTYSDMVTLLLTFFILMFSFSSVDAQKFDSMMKSFQGSLGILEGGKTLSEIPLTTDGADIDIDSKGIYEHLSQEIEDYLNQNGLGESVNIINGNNGLILRFNENVLFDSGKADLKPQAMDTLSYICSLLNGKDFGEKKIRVEGHTDNVPIYNSKYPSNWELSVSRACNVVRFMIEQNSVMPERLSAAGYSEYHPVTTNDSFENKAKNRRVDILILKDGLQ from the coding sequence ATGAGAAAGAAAAAACAGCAGGCGCCAGCAGGCGCGCCTGAGTGGATGACAACATACTCGGACATGGTTACGCTGCTTTTGACCTTTTTCATACTCATGTTTTCATTTTCATCTGTTGACGCTCAAAAATTCGACTCGATGATGAAATCGTTTCAAGGCTCCCTGGGGATACTTGAAGGCGGCAAGACGCTTAGCGAGATTCCTTTGACAACGGACGGAGCAGATATAGATATAGACTCAAAAGGAATATACGAACACTTGTCACAGGAAATCGAAGATTATCTGAATCAAAATGGTCTTGGTGAAAGTGTCAACATTATTAATGGAAACAACGGCCTCATACTCAGATTTAATGAAAACGTGCTCTTTGACTCGGGAAAGGCTGATCTCAAGCCTCAGGCCATGGACACGCTCAGCTATATATGCAGCCTGCTCAATGGCAAGGATTTCGGTGAAAAAAAAATCAGGGTAGAAGGACATACAGACAATGTGCCAATATACAATTCAAAATACCCCTCAAACTGGGAGCTCTCTGTATCTAGAGCCTGCAACGTTGTAAGGTTCATGATCGAGCAAAACAGTGTCATGCCGGAAAGGCTTTCTGCTGCAGGCTACAGCGAATATCACCCTGTAACAACGAATGATTCGTTTGAAAACAAGGCTAAGAACAGGCGTGTGGACATACTTATTTTGAAGGACGGACTACAATAA
- a CDS encoding motility protein A — translation MDLASIIGVVGGIVLIVISIATSGDVMGFINIPSVVVVMGGTVAATLVAYPLPKFLEIISITKKAFQSKSSDLNIVIDGINELANKARKEGLLSLEEASENINDDFMKKGIMLVVDGTDPELVKNLLETELDFISERHGSGQGLFEAMGAYAPAFGMIGTLIGLINMLATLDNPDTIGPSMAIALITTFYGSLLANLVFLPLAKKLKIKSDEEILEKQIILEGLLSIQAGENPRIIGEKLKAFIPPSKRRQELSGDVAANLREGEA, via the coding sequence GTGGATTTAGCTAGCATCATAGGGGTTGTAGGAGGAATTGTTCTCATAGTGATTTCCATTGCTACAAGTGGAGATGTCATGGGGTTTATCAATATCCCGTCTGTGGTGGTTGTCATGGGTGGAACAGTGGCAGCAACACTTGTAGCATACCCTCTCCCGAAATTCCTTGAAATAATAAGTATTACAAAAAAGGCATTCCAGAGCAAGAGCAGTGATTTGAATATTGTAATTGACGGCATAAACGAGCTTGCAAACAAGGCGAGGAAGGAAGGACTGCTCTCCTTAGAGGAAGCATCTGAGAATATTAACGACGATTTTATGAAAAAGGGGATTATGCTTGTTGTGGATGGAACCGATCCGGAACTTGTAAAAAACCTCCTGGAGACTGAGCTTGACTTCATCTCGGAAAGGCACGGCAGCGGCCAGGGACTCTTTGAAGCTATGGGTGCCTATGCTCCAGCGTTTGGTATGATAGGTACTCTCATAGGCCTTATAAACATGCTGGCAACGCTTGACAATCCGGACACGATAGGACCGTCAATGGCGATAGCTCTCATAACTACCTTTTACGGTTCGCTGCTGGCCAACCTTGTATTTTTGCCACTAGCAAAAAAACTGAAAATCAAGAGCGATGAGGAGATTCTTGAAAAACAAATAATCCTTGAGGGTTTGCTGTCGATACAGGCAGGTGAGAATCCAAGGATAATCGGAGAAAAGCTTAAAGCATTCATACCGCCGTCGAAAAGGAGACAGGAGCTTTCGGGTGATGTAGCAGCCAATCTAAGGGAAGGTGAAGCATAA
- a CDS encoding flagellar FlbD family protein yields the protein MIKVTRFNGEEFVINCDLIEHVEHTPDTVITLTNGHRFVVKESVDEVIGRVLLFKKSIYQFGSNE from the coding sequence ATGATAAAAGTCACACGATTCAACGGAGAAGAATTTGTAATTAACTGCGACCTCATAGAACATGTGGAGCACACCCCGGATACGGTAATTACCCTCACAAACGGCCACAGGTTCGTTGTGAAGGAAAGTGTCGATGAAGTAATTGGCAGAGTACTTCTCTTCAAAAAAAGCATATATCAATTTGGTTCTAACGAATAG